Proteins found in one Salvia splendens isolate huo1 chromosome 10, SspV2, whole genome shotgun sequence genomic segment:
- the LOC121750309 gene encoding uncharacterized protein LOC121750309 isoform X1: MEMKEQKFSEFAIKIRHEAKLKEILRNLNSIESQLFSDAAKEFIKVLKSDAGPEFLQSYVQTSSKLVEISQAWESRHGKPGFLHILNLVSAILKLWKDNVGGGGGGDVGRWLDKFARSLIEEKMGDLYKELNSKEAKRQNAVLYLLASIVLRNSHLAWEVAKVFDFKLAVFPKLAEVRLRVKKLDEGRRKIHSTRKAFVRFAMSFLEVGHPRLLRGILQQKEMYSGVLRGLGNDEEETLVYVLSVLRDRVLVPESIVPPGLRSVLFGNVTLEQLISVSGRGEFVHAAELAHNVLMMVCIDPENGLMPDLNRHPNPLRGNSRRLLSLMKKLKATEVVYHKELLLAIVRGRPLFGSLYLDEFPYSIEDVASDNWFPTISLAADVVSSVSVGHGFADKHAPDNEDVQNIIKCIRSRPFSRSIITKGLLHADSLVKHGTLKLVIEVLHLFDYLVKTLDTFYTDHQIRGWGALKEEIQNGVRMLLPDPQVLLSLLSPLSSHVKSLESASKRKAEAEIVPLHSGNSSKRLKSSHASEDLDLVISGVNSSGMNLFEEGEDVDSDGEQPLENGADIDRCVRDIWGLSQCSASLINIKDVDTFFYSKILDSLKIYYRTMPMAMERSVDFFKLIPNNPLALPTILQQSLLQLLNEHVSLISKDVTPITSPPQMYRHLHLFLVLLVGSPLKQIKKQAYALAETAILSTGAFDKNVKEICAWFFFIPGYTDNFLGELEVQILQELSSVIVSFLCDAVSTTGNNLYKYMESLKHYNYDAEGGKGNLSPEVSPFIICVLEKCLRLLSSESGSFTLPQKSLISLYVSNTIKYLLDTQVKAEALSGLVNRILSEKLENNNVDVLELAECPCEWRPLKTLLRFARDILHQRCYGINSNVKDIERPDSSFVKTLADIEDVLKTEYHIGLVGLSVGFSFSLMCTRRDELLHNFPTVLSISCNLSEVPFSVLSSILFLESSYLDDVIELWPELFAAALDNVENCEDKGESLYNGDHDSVGAASFALSRYLKIVPFYALFSSIVQSCSLHLVERPRLQKLLLDKVTGIAPDHLISSLCNVLFWINHTRSCDGLRSLEELEILSETCFMLAEHLLRQLLIENVDTVISAHDKEPLQLHCVVDVAEIIYTNTALTASLNCSLSGDNVLSDSVFGETMEKLLELAREGICRMDVNALNLLRTASELLFVVHGGNISARVINGRKHISRAFNLLKEKLFLIFKTRFDASVKSMDYKPLLPTFYALHSFISFISPSELLELVNWSFSQIDINDATFHMPSKRNALFIGLHLASCTFDFLAEQMRQPYFENKLYSFSGGTETHFDVLLFERILFQLLHVGSHLKLDIADACLLKAFTVVKMHKGIHHSHLPSVMVLQSVVATIPINIFSYCLQKINRTRADLVYYIVAMSPLHMSVFGSMLFKILDKSLPPANVMQGTSKHCFSDEELLMVLPTVMLYLNLVIPKFGGQLCKAFEPICLAYGPVLLSGFSKWKSFVSDRIFEIGFDDMIASKEEYSDLFSYSLLGKTILMVRDHLILGDNIIAVDRRLDLYNSICPSTTDHIVDDFCGKTGGRSLLKPLDFVNRVVAKINLCRVLLFTEHTQVDNGEKKVDSPKVTFNMATSKIHFLKMLINSWILIVKKFQDNIDYIRNIDGDKLSVFRFLEVFVMNNVLELTADMHDSLIELDSHPFIEQLVKSFLLYRFGDPVTLKMLRTILANISHWKFACDSSIQLLLAHSQFANSIHVACQSFVSSKFGLVFTPMQSILRLFLVGRGGPDTLDCKSNELKDRESLHLLELVKLVRVLLHIYAQQREVNFGEDTGINGQELIHLLLLAYGATCSEVDLEIYNLLLDIESNDESCAGTVARTDYLWGIASLKARKDLEHDRVTQSVDQNNMEVYERRKDKFRENIPIDPKICAQTVLFFPYDRVVYGGNSPKLQKASSVVVHEGPSTTVQIYDPVFILRFSIHCLVMSYIEPIEFASLGLLAVTFVSISSPDDDMRKLGYESLVKFKSALEKCQKKKEVVRLRLLLTYLQNGIEEPWQRIPSAIAVFAAEASVILLDPSNNNYSTISKHLGNSPSMNMKVIPLFKIFFWSTSITFKADRIWMLRLLCSGLNTEDDAQTYIRNSIFETLISFYTSPLSDNESKELIIQVVKKGVLLHKAVWFLVEHCGVISWLSSILPFLHGSGFEDQRKFVLAQLPIILEVVSCITSPRNIVEWLQKHAMGQLSELALHLYKILVSSVELIKDQSRICVSILQILALVLKISQKRKIYQPHFTLSDEGLFQLFEAVETCSKSIYNPIMGLGLKVVLVSTPPVAILQMDQEKLLKFLRWAVTSALQSKSEELDTGEDSDHHLIAVSEKRQPEESLDSKLLRWLTASAILGKVTLNSRKLNDGSVLEKSSLHALQAWLECPEKETKETVEYDCGEILAAAIIQLLKQLNFSHQLLPSSVSALCLLLLSDTSTVSYVGLKSLNGVGSCLPSLCSKIQWPVEAIPAWRWSYYHPWRDLTTKLSAVEKLDEIHACERLLAVASNVVTEKSGCSHFFDLKDVDKLRVHEWERTLIHSE; this comes from the exons ATGGAGATGAAAGAGCAAAAATTCTCAGAATTTGCCATCAAAATCAGACATGAAGCAAAGCTCAAAGAGATCCTCCGGAACTTAAACTCCATCGAATCACAGCTCTTTTCCGACGCCGCAAAAGAATTCATTAAAGTGCTCAAATCGGATGCAGGCCCTGAATTTCTTCAGTCATATGTTCAAACATCTTCCAAGCTCGTGGAAATCTCACAGGCGTGGGAATCTCGCCATGGAAAGCCCGGTTTTTTgcatattttgaatttagttTCTGCAATTTTGAAGCTTTGGAAGGATAATGtgggaggtggtggtggtggtgatgttGGACGGTGGTTGGATAAGTTTGCACGGTCGTTGATTGAGGAGAAGATGGGGGATTTGTATAAGGAATTGAATAGCAAAGAGGCCAAGAGGCAAAATGCTGTGCTTTATTTGCTGGCGTCGATTGTCTTGCGTAACTCTCACTTGGCATGGGAAGTAGCAAAGGTTTTCGACTTCAAGCTTGCTGTTTTCCCGAAGCTGGCGGAAGTTAGGTTGAGAGTGAAGAAGCTTGATGAAGGGAGGAGGAAGATCCACTCCACAAGAAAAGCATTTGTCCGTTTTGCTATGTCGTTTTTGGAGGTAGGCCATCCGAGGTTGTTGAGGGGTATTTTGCAGCAAAAAGAGATGTATTCGGGGGTGTTGAGAGGGCTAGggaatgatgaggaggagactTTAGTTTATGTTTTATCAGTTTTGCGTGATAGAGTACTTGTTCCGGAGTCTATTGTGCCTCCTGGCCTTAGGAGTGTTCTTTTTGGGAACGTTACGTTAGAGCAGTTGATTAGTGTTTCGGGGAGGGGCGAGTTTGTGCATGCAGCAGAGTTGGCACACAATGTGTTGATGATGGTGTGCATTGATCCTGAGAATGGCTTGATGCCAGACTTGAACAGGCATCCGAATCCTCTACGTGGAAATTCTAGGCGTCTTTTGAGTCTAATGAAGAAATTAAAGGCAACAGAAGTTGTGTACCATAAGGAACTGCTTTTGGCCATTGTGAGAGGGCGGCCTTTGTTTGGTTCTTTATACTTGGATGAGTTCCCTTACAGCATTGAAGATGTTGCGTCAGATAACTG GTTTCCTACTATTTCATTGGCTGCTGATGTGGTTTCCTCAGTCAGCGTTGGGCATGGTTTTGCTGATAAACATGCACCTGACAATGAAGACGTGCAGAACATTATAAAATGCATCAGATCACGCCCTTTTAGTAGATCAATTATTACAAAGGGGCTACTTCATGCCGATTCCCTAGTGAAACATGGAACATTGAAGCTTGTGATTGAGGTCTTACATTTGTTTGATTATTTGGTGAAAACTTTAGATACTTTTTATACAGACCATCAAATTCGTGGCTGGGGAGCTTTGAAGGAAGAGATTCAAAATGGTGTCAGAATGTTGCTTCCTGATCCTCAAGTTTTGTTGTCTTTGCTTTCTCCCTTGAGTAGCCATGTCAAGAGTCTCGAATCTGCTTCAAAAAGGAAGGCTGAAGCAGAAATTGTGCCATTACATTCTGGTAACTCTAGTAAGAGGTTGAAAAGTTCACATGCAAGTGAAGACTTGGATTTGGTTATAAGTGGAGTAAACTCTTCTGGAATGAATTTGTTTGAGGAAGGGGAAGATGTAGATTCAGATGGTGAGCAACCACTAGAAAATGGAGCTGATATTGATCGATGTGTTAGAGATATTTGGGGTTTAAGTCAGTGTTCCGCATCACTGATTAATATAAAAGATGTAGATACGTTCTTTTACTCCAAGATACTTGACTCTCTCAAGATCTATTAC AGAACCATGCCTATGGCCATGGAGAGATcagttgatttttttaaattaataccgAATAATCCACTGGCATTACCAACAATCTTGCAGCAGTCTTTATTGCAACTGCTCAATGAACATGTCAGTCTGATTTCTAAAGATGTGACCCCTATCACAAGCCCACCGCAAATGTACAGGCATCTGCATCTATTTCTCGTCTTATTAGTGGGATCACCACTCAAACAGATAAAGAAACAAGCTTATGCCTTAGCAGAGACAGCCATCTTAAGCACCGGCGCATTTGACAAGAATGTAAAGGAAATTTGTGCCTGGTTCTTTTTCATACCCGGCTATACAGATAATTTCCTTGGAGAACTAGAAGTTCAGATCCTACAAGAGTTGTCATCAGTTATTGTTTCTTTTCTATGTGATGCTGTTTCCACCACCGGAAACAACTTATACAAGTATATGGAATCATTGAAGCATTACAACTATGATGCAGAAGGTGGCAAAGGTA ATCTGTCTCCTGAAGTAAGCCCTTTTATTATATGTGTACTGGAGAAGTGTTTGCGCTTGCTCAGCTCTGAATCAGGATCCTTCACGTTACCTCAGAAGTCGTTGATATCATTGTATGTTTCCAACACAATCAAGTATCTATTAGACACACAG GTGAAAGCTGAAGCATTGTCGGGTTTAGTTAATCGCATATTATCTGAGAAGCTTGAGAACAACAACGTTGATGTCCTTGAATTGGCTGAATGTCCATGTGAATGGAGGCCACTGAAGACTCTGTTGCGTTTTGCACGAGATATATTACATCAACGGTGTTATGGCATAAATTCCAATGTGAAGGATATTGAGCGACCAGATAGTTCTTTTGTCAAAACTCTTGCAGACATTGAAGATGTTTTAAAAACTGAGTATCATATTGGGCTTGTTGGATTGAGTGTAGGGTTTTCTTTCTCGTTGATGTGCACAAGACGAGACGAGCTATTGCACAATTTTCCTACAGTCTTATCTATATCGTGTAACTTGTCTGAGGTACCTTTCTCAGTTTTGTCATCCATTTTGTTCCTTGAATCAAGTTATCTTGATGATGTCATAGAGCTATGGCCTGAACTGTTCGCTGCTGCTCTGGATAATGTTGAGAACTGTGAAGATAAGGGGGAGAGTTTGTATAATGGTGATCATGATTCAGTGGGAGCGGCCTCTTTTGCATTATCCCGTTACTTAAAAATTGTCCCATTCTATGCACTCTTTTCATCCATCGTACAAAGTTGCAGCCTGCATCTAGTCGAGCGGCCAAGACTTCAAAAGTTGTTGTTGGATAAGGTTACTGGGATTGCACCTGATCATTTAATTTCTTCATTGTGCAATGTACTCTTCTGGATTAATCACACTAGGTCATGCGATGGACTCAGATCTCTGGAGGAGCTTGAGATCCTTTCTGAAACGTGCTTCATGCTTGCAGAGCACTTGTTGAGACAATTGTTGATTGAGAATGTGGACACTGTTATATCAGCTCATGATAAAGAGCCTTTACAACTACATTGTGTGGTTGATGTGGCAGAAATCATCTATACCAATACTGCTTTAACTGCATCACTGAATTGTTCTTTGTCTGGTGATAATGTACTTTCGGATTCAGTATTTGGAGAAACTATGGAAAAACTGCTTGAGTTAGCCAGAGAAGGAATTTGTAGAATGGATGTCAATGCCCTGAACTTGTTAAGAACAGCTTCTGAACTCTTGTTTGTTGTGCATGGTGGTAATATATCTGCACGGGTTATAAATGGCAGAAAGCACATATCCCGAGCATTTAATTTGCTGAAAGAAAAGCTATTTCTGATATTCAAGACTAGGTTTGATGCTTCCGTAAAGTCCATGGACTATAAACCCTTGCTTCCAACATTCTATGCTTTACACTCTTTCATTAGCTTCATATCTCCCTCTGAGCTGCTTGAATTGGTGAATTGGTCATTCTCTCAGATTGATATTAATGATGCAACCTTTCATATGCCATCAAAAAGAAATGCTCTTTTTATTGGTTTGCACCTCGCCAGTTGCACTTTTGATTTCCTCGCAGAACAGATGAGGCAGCCATACTTTGAAAACAAGCTGTATAGTTTTTCTGGTGGAACTGAGACACATTTTGATGTTCTTTTGTTCGAGAGGATCCTTTTCCAATTACTACATGTCGGCAGCCATTTGAAACTGGATATTGCTGATGCTTGTCTGCTCAAAGCCTTCACTGTCGTGAAAATGCATAAAGGTATTCATCATTCACATCTTCCTTCTGTTATGGTTTTACAAAGTGTTGTTGCAACCATTCCCATAAATATATTCTCATATTGCTTGCAAAAGATTAACAGAACGAGAGCTGACCTGGTGTATTATATTGTTGCAATGAGTCCCCTGCATATGTCTGTGTTTGGATCTATGCTATTTAAAATACTGGATAAGTCTTTGCCTCCTGCCAATGTAATGCAAGGAACTAGTAAACACTGTTTCTCTGATGAAGAACTACTGATGGTTCTGCCAACTGTCATGTTGTACTTAAATTTGGTTATTCCTAAATTTGGGGGACAGCTCTGCAAGGCCTTTGAACCTATATGTTTGGCATATGGGCCTGTGCTCTTGAGTGGTTTTTCTAAGTGGAAGAGCTTTGTCTCGGATAGAATTTTTGAGATTGGGTTTGATGACATGATTGCGTCCAAAGAAGAATATTCAGATCTTTTCTCATATAGTCTTCTTGGTAAAACAATCCTGATGGTACGAGATCACCTTATATTAGGAGACAATATTATCGCAGTTGATAGAAGATTGGATCTATATAATTCCATATGTCCATCTACCACTGACCATATAGTTGACGACTTCTGTGGCAAGACTGGAGGTCGTTCCCTTTTGAAGCCTTTAGATTTTGTGAACAGAGTTGTTGCAAAGATAAACTTGTGCAGGGTGCTGTTGTTTACAGAGCATACTCAGGTGGATAATGGAGAGAAAAAGGTGGATTCTCCAAAAGTTACCTTTAACATGGCAACATCAAAAATCCATTTTCTAAAGATGTTGATTAATTCCTGGATATTGATTGTCAAGAAATTCCAAGATAACATTGACTACATTAGAAATATTGATGGTGATAAACTATCAGTGTTTAGATTTTTGGAAGTCTTTGTAATGAATAACGTACTGGAATTGACAGCAGATATGCATGACTCTTTGATTGAGCTGGACTCTCACCCCTTCATAGAGCAACTTGTCAAATCATTTCTTCTGTACAGATTTGGAGATCCTGTAACACTGAAGATGCTTAGAACTATTCTCGCCAATATATCTCATTGGAAATTTGCATGCGATTCATCCATACAGCTATTGCTTGCTCACTCCCAGTTTGCAAATTCCATTCATGTGGCCTGTCAGTCATTTGTTTCTTCTAAGTTTGGACTTGTATTTACTCCCATGCAGAGCATTTTAAGATTGTTTCTTGTTGGTCGTGGTGGACCAGATACTTTGGATTGCAAAAGCAATGAATTGAAAGATAGGGAGAGTCTTCATTTGCTTGAACTTGTTAAGCTTGTCAGAGTACTTCTACATATATATGCTCAGCAAAGAGAAGTAAATTTTGGTGAAGACACTGGTATAAATGGTCAAGAGTTGATTCATCTTCTTCTATTGGCATATGGGGCAACGTGTTCCGAGGTTGATTTggaaatatataatttattattggaTATAGAGTCCAACGATGAATCATGTGCTGGAACTGTTGCTCGAACAGATTATCTATGGGGTATTGCATCTTTAAAGGCGAGAAAGGATTTGGAACATGACAGAGTCACACAGTCTGTTGACCAAAACAACATGGAAGTCTACGAACGTCGAAAAGATAAGTTCAGAGAGAATATTCCGATTGACCCGAAGATATGTGCTCAAACTGTGCTCTTTTTTCCTTACGACAGAGTTGTTTATGGAGGAAATTCACCGAAGCTTCAAAAAGCTAGTTCAGTAGTTGTGCACGAG GGCCCTTCTACTACTGTCCAGATATATGATCCCGTCTTCATCCTCCGATTCTCAATTCACTGTCTTGTGATGAGCTATATTGAACCTATTGAATTTGCTAGTTTAGGCTTGCTTGCTGTCACCTTTGTCAGTATTTCTTCACCTGATGATGATATGAGGAAATTGGGATATGAATCACTGGTAAAGTTCAAGAGTGCGCTGGAG AAATGTCAAAAGAAGAAGGAAGTGGTACGGCTTCGTCTTCTACTTACATATTTACAAAATGGAATAGAAGAGCCATGGCAAAGGATTCCATCTGCCATTGCTGTGTTCGCTGCAGAGGCTTCCGTGATTCTGTTGGACCCATCCAATAATAATTACTCTACCATAAGCAAGCATCTCGGTAATTCCCCTAGCATGAACATGAAG GTTATACCGTTATTCAAGATTTTTTTCTGGAGTACCTCTATTACTTTTAAAGCAGATAGAATATGGATGCTTCGATTGCTGTGTTCGGGGCTGAATACAGAAGATGATGCTCAAACATACATCCGAAATTCCATTTTTGAGACCCTCATTAGTTTTTATACTTCTCCTCTTTCAGATAATGAGTCGAAGGAACTTATAATTCAG GTAGTAAAGAAGGGCGTACTGTTACATAAAGCAGTCTGGTTTTTAGTTGAACACTGTGGTGTCATTTCATGGCTGTCATCTATTCTTCCTTTTCTTCATGGGAGTGGATTTGAAGACCAGAGAAAATTTGTCCTGGCACAACTGCCTATAATATTGGAGGTTGTAAGTTGTATTACATCACCAAGAAACATTGTCGAGTGGCTGCAGAAACATGCTATGGGGCAGCTTTCAGAACTTGCATTGCATTTGTACAAAATCCTAGTTAGCAGTGTTGAACTTATTAAGGATCAGAGCCGCATTTGTGTCTCAATTTTGCAAATATTGGCATTAGTGCTGAAGATATCACAGAAGAGGAAGATATATCAACCGCATTTTACATTGTCAGACGAGGGTTTATTCCAACTATTCGAGGCTGTTGAAACATGTTCGAAATCCATTTACAATCCTATCATGGGTTTGGGTCTCAAAGTTGTTCTTGTGAGTACTCCTCCAGTCGCTATTCTACAAATG GATCAAGAGAAGCTTTTGAAGTTCTTGAGATGGGCAGTTACCTCCGCTCTTCAGTCGAAGTCGGAAGAATTGGATACTGGTGAAGATTCTGATCATCATTTGATTGCAGTATCGGAGAAGAGACAACCTGAAGAATCCCTTGACTCAAAACTTTTGCGGTGGCTAACTGCCTCAGCGATCCTTGGAAAAGTTACTTTGAATTCGAGAAAACTCAACGATGGAAGTGTCTTGGAAAAATCTAGCCTCCACGCTTTGCAGGCTTGGTTAGAATGCCCTGAGAAAGAGACTAAAGAAACTGTGGAATATGATTGTGGAGAAATATTAGCTGCCGCAATAATTCAGCTGTTAAAGCAGCTGAACTTCAGCCACCAACTACTCCCGTCTTCTGTTTCTGCACTGTGTCTCCTACTTCTTTCCGACACCTCCACAG TTTCCTATGTAGGTTTGAAGAGTTTGAATGGGGTTGGGAGTTGTTTGCCATCACTTTGTTCAAAGATACAGTGGCCGGTCGAAGCAATTCCTGCTTGGAGATG GTCATATTACCATCCATGGAGAGACCTAACCACCAAACTCAGTGCGGTCGAGAAACTGGATGAAATCCATGCCTGTGAGAGGCTGCTGGCAGTGGCTTCTAACGTTGTCACGGAGAAATCGGGATGTAGCCATTTTTTCGATCTTAAAGATGTGGACAAGTTGCGAGTACATGAATGGGAGAGAACTCTTATTCATTCTGAATAA